The DNA region aagttcaaagcgggtccgatccagaaatatgacgggaaaatcaatcccaacgaatggttgcagatctacaccactgccATCCAAGCAGCCAGTGGTGATAATcaagtaatggccaattacctgttaaccgccctcgatggacccgcaaggtcttggttgctaaacttgtcACCCAACTTGATTAGTTCATGGGCAGAactcaaggctcagttcatagccaattttcaAGGCACATTAGAGCGACCAGGAACGGAGAACAATCTCCACCAGTTACACCAAGGAAACAGtgaatctcttcgagattttaTCCGTCGATTCAGCGACAAGCATAACACAATCCCGGACATCTCTGACGAGTCGATAATCATTGCCTTCAAACaaggtgttcaggacacagattgacgtggaaagatggctactcagaaGATCCGTActgtcaaagagcttttcgagttagttgacaagtgcgcaaaacgaGCAAAAGCACAGGTGCGcactaaaaaccttcaatctagcaaggacaaacccgagtcctcAAAGAGTGAAGGAAAGAAAACCAAACCCGGTGGCAAGTGTAAGGGACCCTATACGACTATAGTTGCAGTTGACAGGAACAAATCGCGCAACACCTGGGACAACAtaggcctcagtcgaggtggtgAGAAGTGGTGTCCCGTCCATCAGAGCAACTAGCACGACTTCGACaagtgctatgtgttcaagaaaaagCTTGACGAAAAGATCAAGGAAAACGCTGAGCGTGGCAATAAGCAGGCTAAGTCGAATGTTGAGGGCAGACCACAGCTGGCgcacatcttcagaggatccgccatgtacgagtccaaaaggcagtacaaggcagCTGAGCAAGAAGTTAACTTGGCCATAATtgggcccactcggtatctcagGTGGTTGAAAcagtcgatcacctttgatcaaaccgatCATCCGATCAcgataccacatcctggtcgatacccggttgtggttcagccgaccatactcaacatcaaagttttcagaactctggtcgatggtggtaATTCACTCAatctcattttctccaaaaccttggacaagatgtaAATTCAGAGATTAGAGCTTAAAacaggagtcgagcctttccacagcataactcccaactcatcgaccatgcctctcagTCGGATCGAGCTGCCGATCACATTTGGCACGCCCGACAATTTCCGcacagaaaagctgacctttgatgtcatGGACTTCGAGACAGCatacaatgtgattctaggccgcccaatgctgggcaagttcatggcagtagttcactatgcttaccaaatgctcaagatcccaggtcctaagggggccattatagttaaagaGGATCAACGCGCAGCGGTCAAATGTgataagcaaagcctggatatggtcgaacacttcgtTTGAGTGGCTATCATCCTCAAGGACGCAAATTCTAAGCATAAAAGGCACCAAGATGTCGTTGAGGCCAAAAActccaggctcgtaagtcttgctagcaCCTCTAAGTCCGAGACGCTAAAGGCAAGATCAACGATGGCGTTAGCGATAAAAAGACCGGTGGTtgtgtcaaggcagtgcccctcgacccatCTAAACCATCTAAGATGGTTAAGATCGGGGCCATTCTTGACCCaaaataggaacttgagctcatcaccttcctccaggaaaaccaagacgtgttcgcatggcaacggTCTGATATGCTcggggtccccagggaggtgatcaagcatcgactagctgttaaacccggcgccaaacctgtggtgcagaagtagTGAAGATTTGCGAATGATAGGAAGCGGGCCATtaaggaggaggtcgataaactcctaaaggcgggcttcattcgagaagtgtgtcatcctacgtggctcgcGAACCccatcctcgtcaagaaggccaatggcagatggagaatgtgtgtcgacttcaccgacctcaataagcttgccccaaggatccttttcccctCCCACGTatcgaccagatcatcgactctACGGCAAGCTgcgaattgctatgttttctagatgcctattcagggtattaCCAAATTAGTATGGAATTAGAGGATGAGGGAAAAAAcagcttttactactcccttcggtgtatttggttatgtaaagatgtcttTCGGTTTATAAAACGCCGGTGCTATGTATCAAAGGTGTATCAaaaactgtctacaaccccaaattgggcgCAATGTATAAGCAtgcgtcgatgatgttgtagtcaagttGGAAACCAGAAACGCATTGGTTAATGATCTCACAGAATCATTCGACAAtctcaggaagtatcgcatgatgctcaaccccaaaaAGTGCATGTTCAGTGTGCTGTCCGGCAAGCTTCTTAGCTTCTTGGTGttaagtcgaggcattgaggccaacccacgcaaaattgaggctctcgaccagatgcgatcgcctcgaacactgaaggaggtttaGAAACTGACATGTTGCATCGCTGCTCTTAGTCGGTTCATCTCTAGGATGGGTGAGCGAGAAATGCCTTCCTTCAGGTTATTGAAGAAATAAGACCAATTCGAGTGGACAGAGGAAGCGGAACGCGCCTTCCatgacttaaaaaggtacttatcttcCCCATTGGTTCTTACATCGCCTAACGAGAAAGAGGatctctttttgtatattgcagctaccccacaagtcgtAAGCACGATACTGACAGTCGAATGGGAATgccccgagaaaaaggccaaggtcctaAAACCTGTTTATTACGTGAGcaaggttctacacgatgctaagctacgatacccgcaagtacagaaactgatatatgcagtcttaaTGTCTTCCCAAAAATTATGACACTACTTTTAAGCGCACAGGATCATGGTCTTAACGACatatccgctgaaggatgtaatacacaatcgggaagctactgaACAAATCACGCAATGGGcagtagaactaaatgagttcgacgtaagctacgcactacgcacaagcgtgaaatcTTGAGTGTTATCAGAGTTCATCACCGAATGAACAAGCGTTGAGAAaaaaaaggccaaacatggtcaaAGATCACTGGACACTCttttttgatggatcgctcatgctccaGGGCTCGGGGactggcattgtactcaaatctctaACGGGCaacgaactcaggtacgttgttcagtCAGACTTTAAAACctctaataatgttgcagaatataaAGGATTGGTAAAAGGGCTTCGTATAGCTACATCACTTGGGATTAAATAACTTCTTgcgaaaggggactcacagctagtcgtaaaccaagttcaaaaagaGTACCAGTACTGGGAcaacaacatggcggcttacttactcgaggtgcGAAAGCACGAGCAAAAGTTCGAATGGCTAGAAGTGatgcacatcagaaggagtgataactctggtgcatatgaacttgctagactcgcttcttctcgagcactggtacccataggggtcttcgttgagaaactccttaaaccatctatcCCGGCAGTTCGACGAACAGATGCTGCCCAACCTGACCAGACTGCTGGTCAAGTCAACGAGGCAAAACCCACAGACATGGATGATGCACTACTCGAATGCAACctaacttggatgactccgtaccaagcctaccTCGAGGGCCGAGACATTCCTGATGTTGATGcgtctacagagaaaattgctcgtaaatccaagctctacgtttTGGTAGACGACAAGTTCTACCGAAAGGCGAGTAACAGAATCTTAataagtgcatcactcaggaagagggcaataaaatattactcgatatccatggaggcacgtgtggtaatcatgtgtcttctcgcaccttggtcggaaaaattttccgccagggattctattggctgactGTCCTCCAAGAtacttccgagctggtcaaaatGTGCGGaagctgccaatttttcagaagacagaccactcgaccagcccaagctctgcaaacaatccCTCTTTCTTAGCCTTTATCCGTCTAGGgattggatatcctgggaccatttCCAAGGGCctaaggtggttacaagttcctattcgtggctatcgacatgttcaccaaatggatagaggccgaaccattaggaaaaataaccgcagaAGTAGCAAGgaaattcatgaggagcataattactcaattcatcattccgcatcggataattacggataacggTATCCAGTTCAGAAGCGAAACTTTTATTGCGTTCTGCGAAGAATTCGGCATTAAGacttgtttcgcctcagtagctcacctgTAGAGTAATAGTCAAGTTGAGCGtactaatggtatagtcttgtagggtatcaaaactcaggACTTCAAtaggctaaaggcttactcgaaacgctgggtaaaagagcttccctcggtactatgggccatTCATATgtcgactaatagggccaccggtgaaactcttttcttcttagtttatggagcagaagcgatactcccgactgagttgcagttcggatcacctcgagtgaaaagttactctgaagaagggcaagagcatTTACGAgcagatgacataaatttactcgaggagtaccgagatcgagcGTCTATTCAagtggctaagtatcagcaggcgtTGCATAGATATCAAAGCTAGAAAATTCAACCCAAGCaactcgctgctggggacctcgtcctacaAAAGGTGCAAAAACAGGCCCAGCGTCACcagttatcgcctaagtgggaagaaccttacatagtagtcgaggtcactcgacctgggtcaGTAAGGCTATTTACTCCAAACGGcaagatactcgagcactcgtggaacatcgaccaactccgaaagttttattcatagaaaagataggttacaggtaagtcgattacattcgattcggtTGGCTACTCAATTACATAGTTTTTCTTATTCACTCTAACccatgtggctagtgcaaaattgacaAAAAGGATCAACttagatctttcaaaaaaaaaaccttatttgcccttgaatgagtcgaggaaccttttatactcctcccacGGGCGACAGCTAATCACTCCAGGGACCAGCCGTCGACCAGCATAAGGACTAGGAAAAGTGGCCGAGGCGAAGGCCCTACTGGAGCTGATGACCAACGCCAGTGATACCGAGTGGTCTTCTACCTGGTGCGAGGGTGATTTGTtggttgtcgatggagaagacgacCGCAGCTCCCTAGTTGGTGATGACCTGAAGGCTCCACCGTCGAAGACCTTgatggcggcttggtcgatgattcggtcgagatcaccaccatcctcaatccTCCCCTGTGCGGAGCGTTGTGCCGTCTGGCTTGAAGCGTAGGCCTTGATGTAATGGTGAACGCACTAAATGAGGGACGGCGATTATCTGTGATGGGCACTTCTTCCCTCTTTTTCTTAGGCCTACAACTTGAGTCCTCGTCGTTGGAGAAAACGATGATGATTTTAGGAGGGACCATggtgagaggcctaggggaaaggacttctgggattagttcatgaggaggagatggagtggaggccatggcttcaagctctataAATCCTAGAAGGCAATGGGCAGAGGAACAAAGGGGGGCGACACGAAAGACAGacggcttcgagtcccctctatttatagcagggGGATGGATCTTACTGTATAAACGTAGTCATCAGGATCCAAAACGATGACGTCGCCTTGAGCGCATAGCGCGTTTGGTGAAGTTAAGACAtcattatggcttgtctcatctctacaaagagggatgggcggtcATTATGCCGTGTCAAATCAAAATTGTGGTGAAACCGAGCACAaacgggagtgggtttttaatgcccacctacccggTGGTTCCAACTCACTCGATATTCACATCCCAGTTAAAACAATagtgctcgggggcttgcactcttgagtattcagtcgaggatggtgtgtcgatgcatatgctctactctctgtcaTGATTGCTGAGGCTACATTGCATACCTTTGATGCTAGCACTTTACTCTTTGTTCGACTACATTATTGACCAACAGTAtaggtatgtccttttttacTCTATGGTCAAGGACATCATAATAccatgttttttgcaaaattttatctggctctgcttcgatcacattgaatagaaccaacggagaCATGTGTTGGGTTGATAATGGACGATTATATAtcaggaggcataacggcacagagattgtcagacatctcacaccTAACGGTCAAaaggttctgaagtcctagtctgcctcacgtgtgctctctatcaagttcatgtttatgtgctgattgaatacgcaagttgataaaagttcacaGAAAATCCGATATGCTCTAAGCCctgtattagtctttttccttactattacggtcttctcgagtactcgagggccacGCATCTAATGACTTGTCTATCTATGATTTCAGGTATCATAGATATACCATTGATCGATCTCGAGAATAACGATAGCACGCTCTGATCGATTTTGCATCTATTCGTGCTAAACTCTATTTCATAGACAAGGAAATAGTAGTGGTAGAATATTAGACAGGCAAAATATCAGCAATGCCTCCAGTACAAttatcaaacaagaagaagcctattacaTATTTAAGAGAAAAGCTTAGGAGATATCCACCTACAAGAATGACACttaaaattcccttcaagggattTGACCGTCCTGGAAACAACGTCGGGTTGTGAAATCTCGAGCACCGAGTATTCATCCCGGTCGTAAGCTGGACTTGTCCGATGGAAGCCCAGAGTTCGACCAAGGTTGGTAATCCCTGGTACTAGAGGGACAACCTCAGAGGTCAAGCCCAACATAACTGTTTTGTCCTTCATCCAGGGGATAACTTTCCAGTCGAGAGGCTCCCAAATGTCATCATTAAAAGCATGAATGAAAATTGGCGTCTGAGCATTGTGTTCAACAGGATCATCAATTTGGTCGCCCCaagatttcaaaaaaaaaacacgcaAGTCTCGTCCAAGATAAGTCGAGTGCCCTCCAGACTAGGCTGCCAGAGTTTGAACTTTGGCATCGACTTTTCCAATGCCGCAATGACTCCAGATGGATCCCCTGAAGCAACCCCATCTAGAAAATCAGCAATGCGCCACAAGAATTTGCTACTGAAGATTTGGAACCAGCGCAGTGGACCATCGACAAGAAACACATGCACACCCCTTGTCATCTGAAGATGGAAACATGGCATCCTTGAGCAAACAATGACAAATAGTTTCCCATCCTTTCGCACCACACATCCCTCCAGGTTTACCCAAAATGCATCATAAGTACGTGGCGGAAGGTCGGAGAACCATCCTGTCACTAGGTTGATCACTCTACCCTTGATCTGGCGCCCTCGCTCGATGACAATCAAGAGCCCGCTTGAGGCCCCGACTATCTCCCAACTGTCACCGACTAAACCTCAGAAACGAAGATCAAAAATTGCTTCGCTCCCCAGACGATGCACCCTGATCAAGCCATCATTGTGCACAAATGGTCCTTTCATGATCCATGGTGCAAACTCTGCCACCCTGTGCACTTCACGCCAAGAAGTGCAGACACAGCGGAAGAAAGCGAAATCCTTTGGGTGCAGCAACTTGTTGGAGATGATATCTAGTACTCCCAATGGCAGAGCAGCCTAATCGGGATTCTTGGCCATGAGATGCAGGGAGGGCGACGAAAATCCTTGAACAAAAGTAGATGATGCCGAAAAACTTTGGTAAGTAGATCTAAAGGCAAGGTTTTGGAAAAGGTGGAAAAGATGAAGGTTTCCAAGTAGAACACGAACAATGGTGGATGAGATCGAAGGGCAGGGTTGCAATGGATGTCACGAGAGTAGGACGATAGAGCTTTCTACTCAGATAAATAGGCCCTGCCTCAAGGTATGACACAAAAGATGTTTCTGCTTCGGAAAAGGAAGATTTACCGTCTCTTCGATAACAACGCCTGTTTTTACCATGCTTCGACTGGTGTGAAAAGCGTATGATGATgatgtgcgaatctctgcacgcccTTCAGCTCGCATTAAATGCACCTACACCcattatttcaaattttgaaaggttttttttaactctacttggagtcgggtgtcgatcagttgagttctttagtcttttccttcaagtctcgagtgcggttagccgcAGACGCTtgacccgactgagcttccactcgatactcgaggaaggaccCGCCTATGCTCGATTCCTTCGACCATGAgactgatccactttactcgaccaagcttaaacttggcggtactcgagtgggcgcttatggaaacctctcctcctgagtagagttagggggttactgtcgaatatctaactatagggtatttgagcataaggaatatatcatatacgatCAGGATATGTATAATACgtattaagaagctttagatatcacgAAACCAAATTAGCGGTACCTGATACGTCCGGAATCatggaagtacatatcaggaaggtttcgattagttacctaactcgatgcggttagtactcaaaacagatctatctacttcgATATCAAGGAAGACAACCCCCTATCGACCACGGCTGGATAAGAGTCGTTACCTCACCTCGAAAAGGCTGGGAGGAGGAAAAACACGAGAACAACACCCAAGGAAAACACAGgaagagagaactcgaggcaagcatcaagaccctagcagagaaggtGCTCGGCGACCTTAGTGTTAGGTTAGATCAGATTTGGTAGACTCTTTGTAATAGATTTATCGCCATTGCCTATAGTCGAGTTAatcaatatacggcagcaacaccccATAGGACGtggggtattactccaatcaaagacccgaacctgtatatatTAATTGTcccgtctcgtgattaatcactacactcgaaggtaccaGTCAATTTACAGATATATTGTtaagaactaatcttcgacaatgCATGAATCCGAAAAGATTTTTATTCTACTAAACACTAAAAGGGGAGGGGTTGCGAAAGGTATTAATCCTTTGGCACAATGGCACATAAGCCATGTTTGGAAAACAAGAAGTAGTTTATCTTTCAACAAGAATTCAATTGTTCCTGTGAAATTCCTACACTATAGTGAGCCCCTGAGATACATAGCCGGGGAACTGGGGATATGATGTatctcatcagattccatcttgGAATTGGATGATGCTATCTATGCAAACGACGTGGCTGTGTCCTTGCGCGAAAGGGACATGGATAGTGAAGTATATGCAATAATGTGCACGCTTAATCGACTGATGGTCGTACGTGCACTTAACACAGAGGTGATGGAGAAGACTATCAGTGGTTTAAACGATTTATAAAGGAATGACGCCGACTACTGCAGATTAGAATTGTCAAGTGGACATGTAAAAAACTAGAAAGGTCCCTATCCTGAACCCAACCGAACATTCATGGAACATTTTTTACTGCTAATCAACACCTTAGCAGTTCGTACACTTCATGCAGCAGGGAAGCTCATCCGTACCAGTTTCTTCCAAATGCTGCAGACTCATGGACAATTTTTCAGTAGCATTCAGACTTCCAGCCCTGACAGAATTCACTGCTCGCAACTTGCAAAGCCAATCAGAATTAGGACAATGCTGGTTGCTGGAGCACTCCAAAATAGACCAAGCAACTACTGCGCACGGCTCATATCTTATCGCGAGTCGCggcctatatatacacatgacTGTAACGAGCTGCGAGGCGCATGTGTTCGCTGCCCTCGCTAAGCCGGCAGCCCCACTCGCAACCACTTGGCCGTGCCGGCATGGCTGCTTCTTGCTGCCCCAGATGCCATGGCTGCtgcttgctcctcctcctgcttgcTGTTGCAGCATCCGGAGCTGGGGCTGCTGCTCTTGGTGCAGGGAGCAGCTCCCGTGTGCAGCTGAATGTGGAGTCCCTGTTCCCAGCTCATGGCCCGTCTTGCCCCACATCACAAGGTTATTTTTGCTCATCGGACTagttaacctttttttttctatctctgATAGTGATAAATTGAGTATTGTTTGTGTCCTGCTCTGTCTCGTGCATGGAGCATGTTCTCTTCTTGCTTTccttgttttggctttgctgAATTCATCTCCCTTCTGccacttatgatttttttaaagttttgtaTTAGTTtgtatggattttttttcccttcatatTTTGGACCAATTGGTTTCTTTATGTCAATTGCAAGTTATGAATTTACTGATTGTCAGTATAAAGATTTGTATTCTGAATTGAGATTACTCAAAAGAACAAAGACTCGAAAAGCATAATTGGAAGAAGGAGAAGACACGAATCAGAAGAAGTATGCGAAACTTATTTGTGAATTAGTTATTCTCCAATGCAACTTAACTCAGCTTGGCCAACATGAAGAATCCGGAGCCATGCACGTATAGCTCAATCTTTGAGCTCTTACATGACCCTTGACCCCCCAAACATTTGGTACTCAATAAGAGAAATAAGAGTGaatgttaaaaaaattactgaGTGAGAAACGCGCAATAGAGGAAGTACGAGAAACATTTAACATAGATAAACTCGAtgaaataagtaaaataacattttttacAATGTACGACGTTTTCACGTAACTGCATGTAGAAGTTCTAGCAGTAACTATCAGAGATTTTTCTTTTGACCACCCTATTAGATGATGTAACAGAGAGTCCTTTACTGCAGGACTGCTAAGGTTAACATACAAATTATGTTCGTTGTCTTCATCGAAATGACGAACTAGGAGTTAAATCAATGGCTAAGCCCTGACAAAGAATGATAATAACCGATCACTAGAAACAAAAGGCATCTCTCATGTCTGAAAAGGATGGGGGTTTTCACAGGCTAAAATCCCTAGTTTTCTAAGCTGTTCACTCAAGATTTAATTCTCAAAACTAATATGCTAAGCTCTTGTAAACTATTCTGAAATTGGAACTGAAAGTTCTGAACTTGATTCTGATTCCGAGTTGAACTGAACATCTCCCTGACAATTCAGAGCACAAACACGGCGCTGCGACGGGCACGAGGATGCCGGTCGTCCACCAGCACGGCCCGTGCTCGCCGCTGGCCAACGCGGACGGGAAGGCGCCGTCCCACGAGGAGATCCTCGCCGCGGACCAGCGCCGCGTTGAGTCCATCCGCCGCCGTGTGTACGAGACCACCGGCGGGGGGCGGGGGAGACCGAAGCGCGCCGCGCCATCGGTAGTCCAGCTCGAGCCCGGGCCGCCGTCGACTGCTTCGCCGGCGTCGCTGTCGTCCTCCGCCGCGTCGGCGGACCTGCCGGCGTCGTCCGGGCTCGCGCTCGGCACGGGCAACTACGTGGTGACCATCGGGCTCGGCACGCCGGCGGGGCGGTTCACGGTGGTGTTCGACACAGGGAGCGACACGACGTGGGTGCAGTGCCGGCCGTGCGTGGTCTCCTGCTACCGGCAGAAGGAGCCGCTGTTCACCCCGGCCAAGTCGTCCACCTACGCCAACATCTCCTGCGCCTCCTCTTACTGCTCCGACCTCTACACCAGCGGCTGCAACGCCGGCAACTGCCTCTACGCCGTCCAGTACGGCGACGGCTCTTACACCGTCGGCTTCTACGCGCAGGACACCCTCACGCTTGCCTACGACGTCGTCAAGGTACGTACTCTCCACACGTGCGGGGATAGTAACAGCTGCGCTCCCCGACGTGTGCGTGCATGGGCATGCCGTGACACGTGCGTGCACTGTGCAGGAGTTCCGGTTCGGGTGCGGGGAGAGGAACCGGGGGCTGTTCGGGCGCACGGCGGGACTGATGGGCCTCGGCCGCGGCAAGACGTCGCTGACGGTGCAGGCGTACGACAAGTACAGCGGCGTGTTCGCGTACTGCCTCCCGGCGACGCCGTCCGGGACGGGGTTCCTGGACTTCGGCCCGGGCGCGCCGGCGGCGAACGCGCGGCTCACGCCGATTCTGACCGACAACGGGCCGACGTTCTACTACGTGGGGATGACGGGGCTCAAGGTGGGCGGGCACCTGCTGTCCATCCCGGAGTCCGTCTTCTACACGGCCGGCACGCTCGTGGACTCCGGCACGGTGATCACGCGGCTGCCCCCCTCGGCGTACGCGCCGCTGCGGTCGGCGTTTTCCAGGGCCATGAAGGGGCTCGGGTACAAGAAGGCCGCCGCGTTCTCGATCCTGGACACCTGCTACGACCTCACGGGGGTCCAGGGCAGCGTGGCGCTCCCCGCGGTGTCGATGGTGTTCCAGGGCGGCGCGTGCCTGGACGTGGACGCGACGGGGATCCTGTACGTGGTGGACGTGTCGCAGGCGTGCCTGGCGTTCGCGCCCAACGACAAGGATACGGACGTGGCCATCGTCGGGAACACGCAACAGAAGACGTACTCCGTGCTGTACGACCTCGGCAAGAAGGTCGTCGGCTTCGCCCCCGGAGCTTGCTGATCCAGTGGCTCGCCTCGCGGCTGGTCGTGTAATACGTACGTGATTCTTGGATGACAACTATTTCGATCACCTGCATCCACCAAGTGGTCAGTGATCAGTGTTACGGATTGAATATCATAATGCCCATGTGACTGTAAGATGGTACACCTTGATCAACACAAGTAAACAACACATAACTTCTTACATATTTTCCATCAAAGTCACATAAATTTTGCACGGATTATGAAACGAGGAAATGGTGTCATGAATCATCCATCCTAGGGTTCAGCGTTCCATTTATGGGAAATATAATTCTGCATGCTCATACATACACACATGATTTATCTTGACCGTTCATACCTCCCCTGATATTCATTTATCTCTGAATTTTTCTTAGTTACCTTATGATTATTTTCACCTATGTTTTTAATACAAATCTTCATACAAATAAATAGTCCTGATAAAAAACCTATGCGCCGAGGGCATGTGAAAAATTTCGCGTTCCCATTCCTGTCCTATCTTCAGAGTTCAGGCCCACTAGAAACGtaagccgaagaagaagaaagaacacATCGCGATTTCGAAGTATTCGTCTACTACTTTCCTGGATGGAAGTACGAAATGCTCGTACAGCAAAAGACCGTTGCACGTATACATTTACCAGCCAAATCCTTGACGGATAAGATCACGTAACGCCGGCACAGCAACACTGCAAAGGCGCCACGATGGACGGCCACGAGCCCACGACATTCCAAGCGCCTATATATGCTGTGGGTTGCACGGAACGGGCGAATTTAGTGCGGCTGGACCAACAAACCAAGGGCACCCGACAggacac from Phragmites australis chromosome 8, lpPhrAust1.1, whole genome shotgun sequence includes:
- the LOC133927021 gene encoding aspartyl protease family protein At5g10770-like is translated as MCSLPSLSRQPHSQPLGRAGMAASCCPRCHGCCLLLLLLAVAASGAGAAALGAGSSSRVQLNVESLFPAHGPSCPTSQEHKHGAATGTRMPVVHQHGPCSPLANADGKAPSHEEILAADQRRVESIRRRVYETTGGGRGRPKRAAPSVVQLEPGPPSTASPASLSSSAASADLPASSGLALGTGNYVVTIGLGTPAGRFTVVFDTGSDTTWVQCRPCVVSCYRQKEPLFTPAKSSTYANISCASSYCSDLYTSGCNAGNCLYAVQYGDGSYTVGFYAQDTLTLAYDVVKEFRFGCGERNRGLFGRTAGLMGLGRGKTSLTVQAYDKYSGVFAYCLPATPSGTGFLDFGPGAPAANARLTPILTDNGPTFYYVGMTGLKVGGHLLSIPESVFYTAGTLVDSGTVITRLPPSAYAPLRSAFSRAMKGLGYKKAAAFSILDTCYDLTGVQGSVALPAVSMVFQGGACLDVDATGILYVVDVSQACLAFAPNDKDTDVAIVGNTQQKTYSVLYDLGKKVVGFAPGAC